From the genome of Papaver somniferum cultivar HN1 chromosome 2, ASM357369v1, whole genome shotgun sequence, one region includes:
- the LOC113346902 gene encoding ATP-citrate synthase beta chain protein 2 has product MATGQLFSRTTQALFYNYKQLPIQRMLDFDFLCGRETPSVAGIITPGAEGFQKLFFGQEEIAIPVHSAVEAACAAHPTADVFINFASFRSAAASSMAALKQPTIRVVAIIAEGVPESDTKQLIAYAKANNKVVIGPATVGGIQAGAFKIGDTAGTIDNIIQCKLYRPGSVGFVSKSGGMSNEMYNTIARVTDGIYEGIAIGGDVFPGSTLSDHILRFNNIPQVKMMVVLGELGGRDEYSLVEALKQGKVNKPVVAWVSGTCARLFKSEVQFGHAGAKSGGEMESAQAKNEALRDAGAIVPTSFEELEIAIKETFEKLVEDGKTTPVKEITPPQIPEDLSIAIKSGKVRAPTHIVSTISDDRGEEPCYAGVPMSSIVEQGYGVGDVISLLWFKRSLPRYCTHFIEICVMLCADHGPCVSGAHNTIVTARAGKDLVSSLVSGLLTIGPRFGGAIDDAARYFKDAYDKGLTPYEFVESMKKKGIRVPGIGHRIKRGDNRDKRVELLQLYARTNFPSVKYMEYAVEVETYTLSKANNLVMNVDGAIGSLFLDLLAGSGMFSKTEIDEIVEIGYLNGLFVLARSIGLIGHTFDQKRLKQPLYRHPWEDVLYTK; this is encoded by the exons ATGGCGACTGGGCAACTATTTTCCCGGACCACACAAGCCCTATTCTATAACTACAAGCAACTTCCTATCCAACGGATGCTTGATTTTGACTTCCTTTGTG GGAGAGAGACGCCATCTGTTGCTGGAATTATAACTCCGGGTGCTGAGGGGTTCCAGAAACTTTTTTTCGGTCAGGAGGAAATTGCAATTCCCGTTCATTCAGC TGTTGAGGCCGCTTGCGCTGCACATCCAACAGCTGATGTTTTTATCAATTTTGCATCATTCAGAAG CGCGGCTGCTTCTTCTATGGCTGCTTTGAAGCAACCCACTATTAGAGTTGTGGCTATAATAGCAGAAGGCGTTCCAGAGTCTGATACCAAGCAGTTGATTGCATACGCCAAGGCAAACAATAAG GTTGTGATTGGACCTGCCACCGTTGGAGGCATTCAAGCTGGAGCATTTAAAATTGGTGACACTGCTGGAACTATTGACAATATCATCCAGTGCAAGCTATACAGGCCTGGATCTGTTGGATTCGTGTCCAAATCT GGTGGCATGTCTAATGAAATGTACAACACTATAGCCCGTGTGACAGACGGAATATATGAAGGTATCGCAATTGGAGGAGATGTGTTCCCGGGATCAACTCTTTCTGATCATATCCTGCGATTTAACAACATCCCCCAG GTTAAAATGATGGTTGTACTTGGGGAACTGGGTGGAAGAGATGAGTACTCTCTTGTCGAAGCCTTGAAACAGGGAAAGGTCAATAAACCTGTTGTAGCCTGGGTGAGCGGAACCTGTGCCCGACTTTTCAAGTCGGAAGTTCAATTTGGTCATGCA GGTGCCAAAAGTGGTGGTGAGATGGAGTCGGCGCAAGCCAAGAACGAGGCACTAAGGGATGCAGGTGCCATTGTTCCCACATCTTTTGAAGAACTAGAGATAGCAATTAAAGAGACGTTTGAAAAACTT GTTGAAGATGGAAAGACAACGCCCGTTAAGGAAATCACACCTCCTCAAATCCCTGAGGATCTTAGCATCGCTATTAAGAGCGGAAAAGTTCGCGCTCCAACTCACATTGTTTCCACCATCTCTGATGACAGAG GTGAAGAGCCATGTTATGCCGGTGTTCCAATGTCATCAATCGTTGAGCAGGGTTATGGTGTCGGTGATGTTATCTCCCTTTTATGGTTTAAACGCAGTCTTCCTCGCTACTGCACACACTTTATTGAG ATTTGCGTCATGTTATGTGCTGACCATGGTCCCTGTGTCTCTGGCGCTCACAATACCATTGTCACTGCAAGGGCCGGAAAAGATCTAGTTTCTAGTCTTGTCTCAG GGTTACTCACTATTGGTCCAAGATTTGGAGGAGCCATTGATGATGCTGCTCGATACTTCAAGGATGCTTATGACAAg GGTCTTACTCCATATGAGTTCGTCGAAagcatgaagaagaagggtattcgtGTGCCAGGAATTGGGCACAG GATTAAGAGAGGAGACAACAGAGATAAGAGAGTAGAGTTACTACAGCTTTACGCACGTACCAACTTCCCTTCTGTCAAATACATGGAGTATGCTGTCGAAGTTGAAACATACACTCTATCAAAGGCAAACAACTTGGTTATGAATGTTGATGGTGCCATTGGATCTCTCTTCTTGGATCTCCTTGCTGGTAGTGGAATGTTCAGCAAAACTGAGATTGACGAAATCGTGGAAATAGGATATCTTAATGGACTCTTTGTGCTTGCACGTTCCATTGGTCTCATCGG GCACACCTTTGACCAGAAGAGATTGAAGCAACCATTGTACCGTCACCCATGGGAGGATGTTCTCTACACCAAATAA